CCCCGTCTACCACGCACCGCCGCCCCACCTCTAGACGCCGCCGGAGTaagtcgacctcgtcagcgacgacgacgacaccggcggccagtgaagacggcgacggccacggcACCGAGGGGCTGGTAGGAGCGCGCGGGaggagtttttttttaattttcttattATGTTAATTATGAAACTGGGCCTTTTAGGTGGCCGttgaaactgggccgttttgtgtccgacccctatatatgttttatgtttttttaaatgCGTTTATTTGCTTTTTTAGTTATTTCATTCTAGTTTTATAGTATTTTTATTCCCGTCCACCCTGGACACGATTTGGGGTGCGGCCATGCGATGGACGCACGCACGACCCAACGGACACAGCCAGACACGGACGTACCCATCGGCGTCCCAAAGGGACAAATTCGGGCCAATCCGGACgttcgtttggggtcgcgcggtggagttggcctaagataCTTGATCCTGGCCCAGTTGCTTGCCCCAATGAgagtgcacaaaaggataagagacCATGCAAccctagaaaacaaagggtaagaGATCATGCAAAATACTCTCAAGTAAAACATGGTCCTACTATACAAGCCTGCAACTCCTTTATCTTAGCTTTCTAATAAAGCTTGGATCTCTGCCTTTGGTCTAATACTCGGTCTAACATTTGTAAAATTAAATGCACGCAGTTCTGTAATTTGAATGTCCAACTAGTaaatctgatgcagaggccgggaggtCAGCTTCCTTTTTTTTTTTAAAGAGATCTGTCCCGGCTGGTGCTGGTGCCGCGGTGGGCTTGAGTCAGGTCGATTCCACCATGATATGACGCCCTAATGATGGCCCGTGTGGACGTTGCACTGGACATGTGGGGTTGTGGCGATGAGCTGCGACAACTTTCTATGGATCCACGACAATGAGAGGTCATCGAAAAAACTTTGGAGGTTTTATCTCTTGATCCATTGGATGACTTCAGTGATGTGATACAGACTATGAACAACGACTTGACACGGAGGGATGATTGTGGTCTGGTGGCGATTCAATTATAGCTGCTGGGATTGCAGAAAAGCGGTGGCGACAACACATGTGTGACTTTGATGGGGGTGCTTCGAGCACCGGTCTTGAGCTCCTGGGCGAAAGCCTAGTTCAGACCCGAATGGTTATACCTGCCAATGATGATGTTTTTTATGTCGTTACCTTGTTGGGGTCATTGATCAGATATGATTAGGCTGTTTCTTCGTGGTGAAAACTTTGATTCTAGCCTTTATGGTTGGATCCAGTGACAACGGCGTTGAACTGTAGCTCCCTTTCTGAAGGCGTTGTTGTTGAAGAACCTCGTCATCCATGTAGTGTCAATGATTGGTTCGGTTATGGTCGTAGTTGTAGTTTGTCGATTGCTGATCAGATCACACTGGTTTTTTCCTCGCCTACGCATAGCTTTTGGTCTTATGACTTTGCTACTGTCGGTGTGTTTTTGCACGTGTGTGTTggattggttgtgtgcatcctaattatgcagaggccgggtgtgtgttCATGGTGTTATGTATCCTTTTGATGCTCCATCTTGAGCTAATAAAATCCACCCCTTTATATAAAAAAAACTAGTAAATCTCTGTCGACCCCCCACGAAATAAATAATTAAGTGAAGCGGTCCGTGTCCTTTAGGCTCCTCCCTCTCTGCAGATCTTCGGTCTTATGGCTGCTTCTCATTTTGTTAGTCGTTTTCTAGCTCCAGAGAAGATTCCATTCTGGTGCCATTTGTGCTCCCCATCAAGCTGCTAGATGCCAGAGCATCATTTTATCCCTTGCTTCCTCTTGGCATCAAATTCTAGCACCCTGAGATTTACGTACGACTAACTTGTGTTCAGGATCACACCACGAGTTTAACACTTTGATCACAAATACGGTATTTTGCAGCAGCATCCCACCAAATTTTCGTGTACCaattattcttttttttttttactttctcCCATCTAGAATTAACCGGATGTGCACATATTAACAGGCGGCCAGGAGCAGATTACATTTGTTGCATCATGACTACAGATCTGAACTAaccagcctgaagaaaaaacatgcACCCTGCTTCAACGTCTCTCTACCATATTCATACCATCTCAAGATTCTCAGTTTCTCACCCTCACCTCGCCATACATGCAAATACGCATATTGGTTTCCTTGATTTGCCCCTCGATTACTTGTAATTAACTTTCCAGCATCATAGGTTCTTGATCGATTTGTTCATGGATGTCATGTTCGTGCATGCATTATTATGCATAATCAGGCTAGGCTACCGCCAGTAATCTCCTCGGCACGCCCCGGATCGCCCCCGGCGGCGCCGGGCGTGGCCCGTGGTGGTGACGACGGTGAGCCAGACCTCGACGCTCCTTGCTGATCATGGCCTCGTGCTCTCTCGCCTCGTCCGACAAGATCTGCTGTCCCCGGCACTCCTCGCTGCAGAACCCCTGGTCACCCCTGTAAGCACAACAAACTATCAGTCATGCGCCAAGCGGCCAACCACGAAGCcttccgatcgatgctgcctcggcCTCAGCGATCGAAAACTTCAGATCACGAGCTTGCACGTAGGCTGCAGTAGTACCTGTACATGTACACGTCTTTGTCGGGACTGAGCTCCCTCCGGCACAGGAAGCAGGCCCCCGAGAAGCTGCCAGAAAGgcggcggcgggccggcggcgagCTGACCATCTGCTTGAGAACGACATGACACGGTTGCGGGTGGTGCTGGACGAGGATCTGCAGCCCGACGACGACGTCAGCGGGGTCTCGCCCTCCTCGCCGCAGCCGGCGGCCTTGGGTGTGTCCCCCGAGGTGCTGCTGGATGGCAACGATGTTATCTCCATGGTGATCAGCACCGGGGTGGCCATAACCAACCTCCTCTCCGAGGTGGAAGATGCTTTTCTGGATCCTGGGAAGCATGGTGGAGCCGAGGAGGAGGTGACCACTTCAGTCCAAGGACTTGTGTGCAGTGGTGAGAGGTGAGGGTGGAGAGGAGTGATGGGCATATAAAGACGCTTGGCGTCCACAAAGTGGCCGCAGTAGAATTGGAAGATCACCACtaaggcctctttgattcgcaggattttgaaaacataggaataggaaaagtGTAGGATTGAAGTGTCATGCCCACTTAAATCTTATAGGATTAGCAAAAAGTGTTTGATTTCACGGGAAATATAAAAgaattgtaaaaagaggttggagtggatgttaaaTTTCCTATGAAATATAATACAAAACATTCTAttgaaaaaaattcctatgagattcaatcctatgaatcaaaggacaaACGTAGGAAAAATTCCAAAGGATTTCAATCCTTCAAAAATTCTatagaattcctttgaatcaaaggagccctaaagTGGcctcttaggctggtcatagtggaaagcaacttagactagtaacatgcatatgttactagtctatattatTACCTTTATAGTGCATAGTATTATAGATTAGTACcatagatggtctcatttattgccatgcatgacacatagtaccgtcacatttattatgttactataaccatctctcttttCTTTAATTGTCTGCcatataagcatgtttgcgagtcccaagtgcatgatactacttatgttacctccATTATGGCCAGCCTAAGAGCatgattaatagtatagccaactgctggctataagccagtgccatgtcatttacagtccatcttatagccaacatgtactaCCTTCGtttcggtgaataagtcattcgcataGTTCTATGTCGgtgatttaactatctaaatatgtattatatgtgataaaaaatatatatttagaaactacaaccGTGTAAAAATCTAGTGATATATTTTTCATGATATATAACATATATTTAATTTCTCAAAtcaatgacctagaactacgcgaatgacttattcatctAGACGGAGGTAGTACAATAATAGattaaaagagtgtactacttttttattatgtgacccacctttcattctcacaaagtgtctaggagcacgtgctagagctggctcttcacgaagagcccgctagagcccgcttaccttctctctcctcttctctttcctccaactaagcagaaatatactagtttatttcttataacccgctgactcagctctattatacttgctctaagaaccgtactccctccatttcaaaatatagtgtTTCCTCTATTCCTGTGCTTCAACTTTTCAACGAGACCGACTCCGGCGGAAGCAAAAGTTataccagtgaattcgtattcaaaagaagttttcaattatataaattTTTCTACCGCCGCAGtcagtctcgttggttaaatttatggtcaaaattaaaCCTCGGGCAACGCGAacgcactatattttgaaatgaagggagtaaaatataCTGGCATGCAACTGTGTCGACCACCAACGGAAGCAACGGCGATGTGCTGAGCACGGGCTGGGGCAGGTGATAATGATGTGGTGATGCTGCTGGTGATTTGACAGCAATTAATATTGAGATGTGCCAGGTGGTGAGCGATAAATACAATACTACTCGCCAGAACATTTGCAACCCAACAAGTGTAGATTAATACTGATGAATAGAGCTAGTAAAATACAGGAAGAAACAGCAGATGGGTGAGCAGAGCACAGGTTAACACTCGTCAGAACCATTGCAACACAACAAGTGTAGATTCGAACCTTGCTTCCACAGCAAGTCCCCCTTGAAGCAGATAACTAATATAAGTGCGTTGCAACTCGAGTATCAAGAGTCCCTGCCATCATTGTCACGCATAATCTAGAATTTTCTCTCCAAAGTGGTGCGCATTTGCTTTCCTACACACAGACATGATAGGAAGAACCCGAACTTCTCTGCAATTTATTCATGATTTAATAACTACTAATCTGTGGGCTATTTTCTATTCATGATTTAACACGTGTAGCGATAGGAGTAACTACCAACCTGTGGGCTTTTCTCAAACGAAAAACTAATCTGTGGGCTATTTTCTATTCATGAACAGTCGGAGGTTTGATGGTATAGGTTGTGGATCGGAGAAAATTTTGGCCGGCTGGTGCGGCCCGATATCGGCGGCGGCCCTCGACGCCGTTATCCTCCCTGAAGGCGAAACCGAGGTTCCTCCGATCCACATCTAATTCCCTTCCGGACGAAAGTCCAAAATTCAGTCTGGAttaggcggcggcggcgccctgcGCGTCGTAACCTCCATGGAGGCGCCGTCCTGGGAGGCTCAGATGGTCGGGCGAGAGATGCTATGGGTGATGGGCGCCgcgtggctccagcagccgcgacgGTGTGAGCtcagggggaaaccctagatctgggtctaccggatTGGACGATGATGGCACCTTCGATGCCGTTGTCCCTcccgggggcatcgttttggagcacgcGCTGGCTGGAGGGGACAAGAAGAGGGGCGGTGTTACATCTACCGCGAGGCCGATGGCGGATCCTGGCGGCATGGCGCCGCGGAGGTTCGGCGATGGGCGTGTTtggggatggactcgcgcaggaggaagaAGCTGTCTGacgtcatggtggcgttgatgaCAGAGAGGACTAACAAGGTCGATGCAAAAGTTTTGCTCTGAGGATGGACCGAGGGATGATGGAGGTGACAACCTTTGCAGCGTGCGGTGCTCATTGGAGTGTGCCTGACCGGTGTGGGACCCAATCCAGATAGTGGCTTGGAGGGGacacccggctttagatgttaggctttagtgcgatgtctgtttggtattaggcccggacaTTCGGCACGCCTTCGTCAAGGGCATAGGAGTAGCAGcggtgttgccaagatggtggcttcaggcttattgatgtatcatcttgtatggtctttgtgaataattaataatatggttgtatgcatcgtccagatgcagtggCCGAGGGTACATCCTccgtttctataaaataaaataaaaattatttTCATGATTTAATTAACACATGCGGCGGTGGGAGTAACTACTAATCCGTGGACATGGATTatctgctcccgagctcaaataCATCTATATAAACAGTAAATGTAAAAAAAATAGTAAACAAAATTATAAAACTGGAAAATTTTGAGGATGAAAATCAGCAAATGTTCTAACGTCATGCCAATTTCGACCTTGAAATAACATCCATGGTGGCAtgtacaaaacaaaacaaaacccgAGGCTCAAAAAGACGCATCTTGGAGCGCTCATTTTTGTGTTTTTGGCGTACACACCTCTACAGATGTCTT
Above is a window of Triticum dicoccoides isolate Atlit2015 ecotype Zavitan chromosome 5B, WEW_v2.0, whole genome shotgun sequence DNA encoding:
- the LOC119309526 gene encoding FCS-Like Zinc finger 17-like, which produces MLPRIQKSIFHLGEEVGYGHPGADHHGDNIVAIQQHLGGHTQGRRLRRGGRDPADVVVGLQILVQHHPQPCHVVLKQMVSSPPARRRLSGSFSGACFLCRRELSPDKDVYMYRGDQGFCSEECRGQQILSDEAREHEAMISKERRGLAHRRHHHGPRPAPPGAIRGVPRRLLAVA